From a region of the Alnus glutinosa chromosome 1, dhAlnGlut1.1, whole genome shotgun sequence genome:
- the LOC133852276 gene encoding clathrin interactor EPSIN 2-like, with product MKKVFGQTVRDIKREVNKKVLKVPGIEQKVLDATSNEPWGPHGSLLADIAQATRNYHEYQMIMAVIWKRINDTGKNWRHVYKALTVLEYLVAHGSERVIDDIREHSYQIQTLSEFQYIDSSGRDQGGNVRKKSQSLVVLVNDKERIIEVRQKAAANRDKFRSASSTGGMYKPGQYGDRYDDDRYGSRDEDRNGNGYGRERETGFRDDDRYGRYGDSNSRDGDRYGRDYEERESRDGYKDDDYRGRSRSVDDFQYGSRSRSSDRDRDRALDDDAQYSSRGSGARADDQSLDGRRLDRKFSEQNIGAPPSYEEAVSESRSPVHSERDGEMSASVPRDSSPVSNIPSQATTAHGTVASPQNQKVEASDEFDPRGPISAAPATSNNAEMDLLGSLSDSFSLAIVPTTSATTTSMDDAYTIAAPAPTFAAPAPTFGAAPSAANVVNQPFEDPFGDSPFKAIPSTDSVLTQQQISASTNSFQPTVNQTAELPQLAAPRADTVSNLGFGDTFSSLTYSGPTVSGIQPPTNSQYFPQELSTPQQNTDILADILPPSGPSPAFTSQPAFAAPTGQPAQPTANIYGTFHPQAGPIVPQIQAGAPAQLQAGFTSLPTSQMAPQTPAGPTSQLNGGNVFPQHVSPQAPTGPAMQFNSGNFLPAQGAAAPVATHIAHQTPTGPAVLHNNDHLGNLLPQAGLNAPVTSQQNLSSSIGSLSIVPQPAKDKFETKSTVWADTLSRGLVNLNISGSKINPLADIGIDFDAINRKERRMEKPATTPVTSTVNMGKAMGSGSGIGRAGAGTLRPPPPNPMMGSGTSMGMVGGPGPGMGMAGYGVMNQPMGMGMGMNMGMNMGMGMNMGMRQGVQMQPPSGLAPGSNISGGYNPMLGTGGYVPQQPYGGGYR from the exons ATGAAGAAGGTCTTTGGTCAAACTGTTAGGGACAT TAAAAGAGAGGTAAACAAGAAAGTTCTTAAAGTTCCTGGAATAGAACAGAAG GTTCTTGATGCTACTAGCAATGAGCCCTGGGGTCCGCATGGATCACTTCTTGCAGATATTGCACAGGCAACCAGAAACTA TCATGAGTACCAGATGATCATGGCAGTAATTTGGAAGCGGATTAATGATACTGGCAAGAACTGGCGCCATGTCTATAAG GCTTTAACTGTTCTGGAATACCTAGTAGCCCATGGGTCAGAGCGTGTCATAGATGATATCAGGGAACATTCTTATCAAATACAA ACATTGTCCGAATTCCAATATATTGATTCCAGTGGAAGGGACCAGGGAGGCAATGTCAGGAAGAAATCTCAGAGTCTTGTGGTCCTAGTGAATGATAAAGAAAGGATAATTGAAGTAAGGCAGAAGGCTGCTGCTAACAGGGACAA GTTCCGTAGTGCCTCATCAACTGGCGGAATGTATAAGCCTGGTCAATATGGTGACAGATATGATGATGATCGTTATGGAAGCAGGGATGAGGATAGGAATGGTAATGGttatgggagagagagagaaacaggcTTCAGGGATGATGACCGGTATGGCAGATATGGGGACTCAAATAGTCGTGATGGAGATCGTTATGGCAGAGATTATGAAGAACGCGAAAGCAGAGATGGTTATAAGGATGATGATTACCGTGGAAGAAGTCGAAGTGTTGATGATTTCCAGTATGGCTCAAGAAGTAGGAGCTCTGATAGAGACAGAGACCGTGCTCTTGATGATGATGCTCAATATTCATCACG AGGCAGTGGTGCCAGAGCTGATGACCAATCTCTGGATGGAAg GCGGCTTGATCGGAAATTTTCTGAACAGAATATTGGCGCTCCTCCAAGTTATGAAGAAGCTGTGAGTGAGTCCCGAAGCCCCGTTCACAGTGAAAG GGATGGAGAAATGTCAGCATCTGTTCCTAGAGATTCATCACCTGTAAGCAATATTCCAAGCCAAGCAACCACTGCTCATGGTACTGTGGCATCTCCCCAAAACCAGAAAGTTGAGGCTTCTGATGAATTTGATCCTCGCGGTCCAATTTCAG CTGCTCCAGCTACTTCGAACAATGCTGAGATGGACTTACTTGGTTCGCTATCAGATTCGTTCTCCTTAGCCATCGTTCCAACTACATCTGCAACCACAACCTCCATGGATGATGCCTACACAATCGCTGCTCCAGCACCTACTTTCGCTGCTCCAGCACCCACTTTTGGGGCAGCACCGTCTGCAGCTAATGTTGTGAATCAG CCTTTTGAAGATCCATTTGGTGACTCTCCTTTTAAAGCTATTCCTTCCACTGACAGTGTCCTGACCCAGCAGCAGATTTCTGCTTCCACAAATTCTTTCCAGCCTACCGTGAACCAGACTGCTGAACTACCCCAACTGGCCGCCCCAAGGGCTGATACAGTCTCAAACTTAGGCTTTGGGGACACATTTTCTAGCCTTACTTACTCTGGACCCACTGTCTCCGGTATTCAACCTCCAACAAACTCACAGTATTTTCCTCAAGAGCTATCAACTCCACAGCAGAATACTGATATTCTGGCTGACATTCTCCCACCTTCTGGACCTTCACCTGCTTTTACGTCACAGCCAGCTTTTGCAGCTCCAACTGGCCAACCTGCACAGCCAACTGCTAATATTTATGGCACTTTCCACCCACAGGCAGGACCTATAGTGCCTCAGATTCAAGCTGGAGCTCCTGCACAGCTACAGGCAGGATTTACATCTCTCCCCACTTCGCAGATGGCTCCACAAACTCCTGCTGGACCAACTTCACAGCTTAATGGTGGAAACGTTTTTCCACAACATGTTTCTCCTCAAGCACCAACTGGACCAGCCATGCAGTTTAACAGTGGGAACTTCCTTCCAGCACAAGGTGCTGCAGCTCCAGTAGCTACACATATTGCTCATCAAACTCCCACTGGACCTGCCGTTTTACATAACAATGATCACCTTGGTAATTTACTTCCTCAAGCAGGATTAAATGCTCCCGTGACTTCGCAGCAAAATCTTTCGTCTTCAATAGGATCACTTTCAATAGTTCCTCAACCGGCGAAGGACAAGTTTGAGACCAAGTCAACTGTTTGGGCTGATACACTAAGCagaggactagtcaatttaaatATATCTGGAT CTAAAATAAATCCATTGGCGGATATTGGAATTGATTTTGATGCCATTAATCGGAAGGAAAGGAGGATGGAAAAACCTGCCACAACTCCTGTTACATCTACTGTCAACATGGGTAAAGCTATGGGATCTGGTTCTGGGATAGGCCGTGCTGGTGCAGGCACCCTCAGACCTCCTCCACCAAACCCTATGATGGGTTCTGGTACGAGTATGGGTATGGTTGGTGGGCCTGGCCCAGGCATGGGAATGGCGGGTTATGGAGTCATGAATCAACCCATGGGTATGGGAATGGGGATGAACATGGGTATGAATATGGGCATGGGGATGAATATGGGTATGAGGCAAGGAGTCCAGATGCAACCACCAAGTGGATTAGCTCCTGGATCAAACATATCTGGTGGTTATAACCCCATGCTGGGCACAGGTGGGTATGTGCCTCAGCAGCCTTATGGCGGCGGCTATCGATGA
- the LOC133852290 gene encoding mitochondrial import inner membrane translocase subunit PAM16 like 2: MAAKILANLIVMGSGMLARAFVQAYRQALANASKSGVAQETLQNTVRRASKGMTEQEARQILGVSEQTAWEEILKKYDTLFERNAKNGSFYVQSKVHRAKECLEAVYGDKGQGPS, encoded by the exons ATG GCTGCAAAGATTCTTGCTAACTTAATTGTGATGGGCTCTGGTATGTTAGCAAGGGCTTTCGTTCAGGCTTACCGCCAAGCACTTGCAA ATGCCTCAAAATCTGGCGTTGCCCAAGAAACATTACAAAACACTGTCCGTAGAGCAAGCAAAGGAATGACAGAGCAAGAAGCCAGGCAGATTCTTGGTGTCTCCGAGCAAACCGCTTGGGAGGAGATTTTGAAG AAATATGACACATTGTTTGAGAGGAATGCCAAGAATGGGAGCTTTTATGTTCAGTCGAAAGTTCACAGGGCTAAGGAATGTTTAGAGGCTGTGTATGGAGACAAAGGACAGGGCCCTAGTTGA